Within Methanocella sp., the genomic segment GATATAGTGGGTGGTCAGCACGATAGTGGTGCCCTCCGCGTTGAGCTTTCGGAGCATGTCCCACAGGGCCCGGCGGAGCTGGACGTCCACGCCGGTCGTGGGCTCGTCGAGGAAGAGCACTTTCGGCCTCTGCATCAGCGCCCGCCCTATGAGCAGGCGACGCTTCATGCCGCCCGACAGCTTATCGCAGTACACGTCAGCCTTTTCGCTTATCTCTAAAAAATCGAGGATCTCATCGGCGCGCGTTTCCCGCTCGGCTTTCGGCATGCCATAATAGGCCGCGTGATATGTCAGGATCTCCTTTGTCTTGAGGTTCTCGTCGAAATTGTATTCCTGCGGCGAAACCCCGATGAGCTTTCGGGCTTCAATTGCGTCACCGACTACGTCCCATCCGAAGATGCACGCGCTGCCCGACGTCGGTGCCGAGAGCCCGACCAGCATTCGGATGAGCGTGGTCTTACCGGCACCGTTGGGCCCAAGAAGGCCGAAGAACTCGCCCCGGGGCACGTCGAGGCTGATATTGTCCACGGCGGTGAGGTCCCCGAACTTTTTCGTCAGGCTCCGGATGGCTATGGCGGAAGTATCGTTTTCTGTCGTGCCTATTAGCTCCTGATCTCCATCGCCTCTTTCGGGCTCACCGCGTCATGGACGATGGCGCTGATGCGGCGGACCATAAGTGTCGGGGTCTCGTGCATGAACACGTTTCTCCCTATGGCGACGCCGGCAGAGCCTGCTTCCATCGCGCCGCTGATGCGCTCGAGAAGCTCCAGGTCGGTGCTCGTCTTCATGCCGCCCGCCGCGATGACCGGCACGGAGCAGCCTTTTATGACCTGCCTGAACGTATCCGGGTCCCCGGTGTAGTTGGTCTTCACGACGTCGGCGCCCATTTCGGAACCTACGCGGCATACGTGGGCGATCAGCTCGGGATCGTACTGGTTATGGATATTCTTGCCCCTCGGGTACATCATGGCGAGCATGGGCAGCCCCAGCGCCTCGCACTCCCGGGAGACCGCGCCCGCGTCTTTGAGCATGACGTCCTCTTTCTCCGACCCGATGTTCACGTGGACGGAAACGGCGTCCGCGCCAAGCCGTAAAGCCTCGTCCGGCGTCGTGATGAGTATCTTATGGTCCGGGTCCACGCTCAGGCTCGTGCTCGCTGATAAATGTATGATCAGCCCCGAAGTCTTTGGGCAATTCACATAGCAGTCCTTCACGATGCCCTTGTGCATGATGAGCGCGTTCGCGCCGCCTTCGGTGGCGCACCGCATGACTTCCCTGATGTTCACGAGCCCTTTCACCGGGCCAAGGGTTATGCCGTGGTCCACTGGCACCATAACGGTCTTCTTCGTCCGGCGGTCAAAAATTTTTTCCAGTCTTATTGATTTGCCAACATTCATAGTTCCTCGTAGCAGGATAGTGGTCGGTCAAATTAGGTTACAAACGTTTAAACTTAATAAAATATGCAATTATAATACAAAATTCTTTTCTTTAAATGAAAAAAAGCTCAGTGCGCCTTCTTACCCGACATCTCCCTGACGTCGAGCTTCAGGAGCTTGAG encodes:
- a CDS encoding ABC transporter ATP-binding protein, whose translation is MDNISLDVPRGEFFGLLGPNGAGKTTLIRMLVGLSAPTSGSACIFGWDVVGDAIEARKLIGVSPQEYNFDENLKTKEILTYHAAYYGMPKAERETRADEILDFLEISEKADVYCDKLSGGMKRRLLIGRALMQRPKVLFLDEPTTGVDVQLRRALWDMLRKLNAEGTTIVLTTHYIEEAESLCGRVAIMDHGRFIAMGSPEELKRNKVESGRIEFSIAGGKVPDLSIVPGVLRYTLKDEKLVVHVCDTDTAAVKLLEHLKAGGVAVRSMHVREATLEDVFIKLTGREMRE
- a CDS encoding 2-amino-3,7-dideoxy-D-threo-hept-6-ulosonate synthase, yielding MNVGKSIRLEKIFDRRTKKTVMVPVDHGITLGPVKGLVNIREVMRCATEGGANALIMHKGIVKDCYVNCPKTSGLIIHLSASTSLSVDPDHKILITTPDEALRLGADAVSVHVNIGSEKEDVMLKDAGAVSRECEALGLPMLAMMYPRGKNIHNQYDPELIAHVCRVGSEMGADVVKTNYTGDPDTFRQVIKGCSVPVIAAGGMKTSTDLELLERISGAMEAGSAGVAIGRNVFMHETPTLMVRRISAIVHDAVSPKEAMEIRS